A stretch of Ipomoea triloba cultivar NCNSP0323 chromosome 11, ASM357664v1 DNA encodes these proteins:
- the LOC115995975 gene encoding uncharacterized protein LOC115995975: MVPPRRREDYPEAPIVEQLMQNLQQLTQITQLLGNAMVQNNQRGQPDLVRRVAGQHPPFFAGEEDPVILEEWIRALDKILEVVECPPGRQVEVASFYLKEEADLWWVHGGPAMRQEPDFGWETFKDRLRARFYPAHVKAAMQEEFLHLKQGSKTVQEYHQRFLELARFAPTLAPTEETRIERFVAGLNLDTRMALVVFKFQTLSEAYSSAADHYRVLSIRQGIQDRSKRPTEGGASDSKRYRHGSSGMRAGFQRGGASHSGGSRPSFGQGSGGNGARTRRFDCRRCGRDHPGRDCEGRLVECYSCGLRGHRAYECTAKKGGPPQPRPSAAQGAPAATRPSREAEGSGGSRPSGGRGQQAGPQQRKIFVMGRTQAEANGLEEGNFRA; this comes from the coding sequence ATGGTGCCGCCACGTAGACGCGAGGACTACCCAGAAGCACCAATCGTGGAGCAGCTGATGCAGAATCTTCAGCAGCTGACGCAGATCACCCAGCTACTCGGAAACGCGATGGTGCAGAACAACCAGCGCGGGCAGCCAGACTTGGTTCGGAGGGTGGCGGGGCAGCACCCACCCTTCTTCGCCGGAGAGGAGGACCCCGTGATCTTGGAGGAGTGGATCCGGGCGCTTGACAAGATCCTCGAGGTGGTGGAGTGCCCACCAGGTCGCCAGGTCGAGGTGGCGAGCTTTTACCTGAAGGAGGAAGCTGACTTGTGGTGGGTCCACGGCGGCCCAGCGATGCGGCAGGAGCCCGACTTTGGTTGGGAGACGTTCAAAGACCGGTTGAGAGCTCGCTTCTATCCAGCTCATGTCAAAGCGGCGATGCAGGAGGAGTTCTTGCACCTCAAGCAGGGGTCGAAGACGGTGCAGGAGTACCACCAGCGTTTCTTAGAGTTGGCTCGCTTCGCGCCGACGTTAGCCCCGACAGAGGAAACCCGGATCGAGAGGTTCGTGGCCGGGTTGAACTTGGATACGCGTATGGCCTTGGTCGTATTCAAGTTTCAGACGCTGAGCGAGGCCTACAGCAGCGCCGCTGACCATTACCGCGTGCTGTCTATCCGTCAGGGGATCCAGGACCGCTCCAAGCGGCCAACTGAGGGTGGAGCTTCAGACTCCAAGCGGTACAGGCACGGGAGCTCCGGGATGAGAGCCggttttcagcgaggaggtgCTAGTCACAGCGGTGGATCTCGCCCTAGCTTTGGGCAGGGTTCAGGGGGCAATGGAGCGCGCACTCGACGCTTCGACTGCAGACGCTGTGGGAGGGATCACCCCGGTCGCGACTGCGAGGGGAGGTTGGTGGAGTGCTACAGCTGCGGGTTGCGAGGACATCGGGCCTATGAGTGCACGGCAAAGAAGGGAGGACCACCTCAGCCCCGACCGAGCGCAGCACAGGGAGCCCCAGCAGCGACCCGACCCTCTCGAGAGGCCGAGGGTAGTGGAGGCAGCCGGCCGAGTGGAGGCCGAGGGCAGCAGGCGGGGCCACAGCAGAGAAAGATCTTCGTGATGGGCCGTACCCAAGCTGAGGCCAATGGACTTGAAGAAGGTAACTTTCGAGCTTAA